From a region of the Candidatus Zixiibacteriota bacterium genome:
- a CDS encoding tetratricopeptide repeat protein, with the protein MTDPCRDKRYERMLYALELDILSESDREELEIHLLECDSCYEKAIQFEETIRHLRYDRQVQGEIESLASYGSVPSPVRHNRFFRLFPAVATVLILAILVAWPWNPEIGPGDELVAASNRMIVMYFDDLTAPDSNDDLGEIIATLLITDLGESRYVQVVSAQRLYDLMRSIELDPIQPISADEATELAERSGAQWMLTGAVVRRDPLLVTSQIAEIKSGDVVATQRIEGKPGDDVFGLVDRLTIQVKNDLALPSAALDEPDRHIADYTTTSKEAYNYYLQGLNYLENTYDHEARMAFQKAVDCDSTFAMGYYYLSLLGKPEMLSKAIRFIDNTSTPDRYRVRSHEALVLRDTTTAITYLRTAIERYPDEKDLLIQLAVLLSLKREYEESIIMAERALEIDPLSKGALNRLAYSALMDGRIDLAEKTADRYVQIDPNEANPYDTRGDILTAGNKLEEANESYRQALTIDANFAASRMHLIRNLILLGDYAQAEELIHDLQISDNPTLVAQGHLYGACLSIRKGELKKATQQLRETTAFDLENELVLNLAVKRFLLAELLSLQGNGDEAIRILESCPASIDSIQPNPGLAYRHIAAQYAAYAGDELQARQIAHQLEISSLPYMRYGAAYAYGAIALYSGDYDNAITLLTSADSMFSSSPVRYLLARAYLEAGDYEHAVSIYRELLRSTGYRQYLWAVRDIEAIYLSGLAYEGFGDYEHAAAAYESFLEFWGNASPPVPEADDARVRLARLHNRP; encoded by the coding sequence ATGACGGATCCTTGTCGCGATAAACGATATGAGCGAATGCTTTATGCGCTGGAACTGGATATCCTGTCGGAATCCGACCGCGAAGAGCTTGAAATACATTTGCTGGAATGTGATTCCTGCTATGAGAAAGCGATCCAGTTCGAGGAAACCATTCGGCATTTGCGTTATGATCGGCAGGTACAGGGCGAGATAGAATCTTTGGCCTCGTACGGATCCGTACCGAGTCCTGTCCGTCATAACCGATTCTTTCGATTATTCCCGGCCGTAGCGACGGTGTTGATCCTGGCAATTCTCGTTGCCTGGCCCTGGAATCCCGAAATCGGTCCCGGCGATGAGTTGGTAGCAGCCTCGAATCGTATGATCGTCATGTATTTCGACGACCTGACCGCACCCGACAGCAACGACGATTTAGGAGAAATCATCGCCACTCTGCTCATCACTGACCTGGGTGAATCCCGTTATGTTCAGGTAGTATCGGCGCAACGGTTGTATGATCTTATGCGCTCGATTGAGCTGGATCCGATCCAGCCGATTTCTGCCGATGAAGCTACGGAGCTGGCCGAACGATCCGGAGCCCAGTGGATGCTGACAGGAGCAGTCGTACGGCGCGATCCGCTTCTGGTTACATCCCAGATAGCCGAGATTAAAAGCGGTGATGTTGTCGCTACTCAGCGGATTGAAGGAAAACCGGGCGATGATGTGTTCGGCCTGGTTGACCGGTTGACGATACAGGTTAAGAACGATCTTGCTTTGCCCAGCGCGGCACTCGATGAACCTGACCGTCATATCGCCGATTATACGACGACTTCGAAAGAAGCTTATAACTACTATCTGCAGGGCCTCAATTACCTCGAGAATACCTACGATCACGAAGCGCGAATGGCTTTTCAGAAGGCCGTCGATTGCGACTCCACTTTTGCAATGGGTTATTATTACCTGAGTCTTCTTGGCAAACCTGAGATGCTCAGCAAGGCAATTCGCTTTATTGACAACACCAGTACTCCTGATCGTTACCGTGTGCGCAGTCATGAAGCACTGGTCCTGCGCGATACAACCACCGCCATTACCTATCTTCGCACAGCCATTGAGCGTTATCCCGACGAGAAGGATCTGCTCATTCAACTGGCGGTACTCCTGAGTCTTAAGCGGGAGTACGAGGAATCGATCATTATGGCTGAACGTGCTCTCGAAATCGACCCCTTGTCCAAAGGAGCGTTGAATCGGCTGGCATACTCCGCCCTGATGGATGGACGTATTGACCTGGCGGAAAAGACTGCCGATCGCTATGTTCAAATCGATCCGAATGAAGCCAATCCTTACGACACCAGAGGTGATATTCTTACGGCCGGCAACAAGCTCGAAGAAGCAAATGAGAGTTACCGGCAAGCTCTTACGATCGATGCCAACTTTGCCGCTTCCCGGATGCATCTGATTCGCAACCTGATTCTCCTGGGTGATTATGCTCAAGCGGAAGAGTTGATACACGATCTTCAGATTTCGGACAATCCGACTCTCGTTGCCCAGGGTCATCTCTATGGAGCATGCCTTTCGATTCGAAAAGGTGAGTTGAAAAAAGCGACACAGCAACTCAGGGAAACAACGGCATTCGACCTTGAAAATGAGCTGGTGCTGAACCTTGCGGTAAAGCGCTTCCTGTTGGCGGAACTCCTTTCTTTGCAAGGCAACGGCGATGAAGCGATCAGGATATTGGAATCATGCCCGGCGAGCATTGACTCCATCCAGCCCAATCCGGGATTAGCTTATCGCCATATTGCCGCTCAATATGCGGCGTATGCCGGTGATGAGTTACAGGCCCGGCAGATTGCGCACCAGTTGGAAATATCCTCATTGCCGTATATGCGTTATGGAGCGGCTTATGCTTACGGAGCAATCGCCCTATATAGCGGTGATTATGACAATGCCATAACGTTGTTGACTTCGGCCGATTCGATGTTCAGTTCTTCCCCGGTCAGATATTTACTGGCTCGCGCCTACCTGGAAGCAGGGGACTACGAACATGCCGTCTCGATTTATCGAGAGCTTCTGAGATCGACAGGATACCGACAATACCTTTGGGCGGTTCGGGACATCGAGGCAATATACCTGTCGGGATTGGCTTACGAAGGATTCGGAGATTATGAGCACGCAGCCGCGGCCTATGAAAGTTTCCTCGAGTTTTGGGGCAATGCCTCTCCCCCGGTTCCGGAGGCAGATGATGCCCGTGTACGCCTGGCTCGACTGCACAACCGTCCATAA
- a CDS encoding RNA polymerase sigma factor, translating to MMSYQKQFRSMNVNELYQAAGRGDRRAEKQLFELLAARFHYLVRRKVMNPQDCEEIVQNALTTIAAAFRDIEITVSFSAWAHSILQSRLVDFYRKEGRYRDRFTSETETPSPGGWTPDPEFRRRLIACLKKLHRVNVRHAEILRLSYEGYEMDEICRRTGLSRTNIYTILSRARAALNRCLTGGDEQ from the coding sequence ATGATGAGCTATCAGAAACAGTTCCGATCCATGAATGTCAACGAGTTATACCAGGCGGCCGGTAGAGGTGATCGCCGCGCTGAAAAACAGCTGTTCGAACTGCTTGCTGCAAGATTTCATTATCTTGTCCGTCGCAAGGTAATGAATCCACAGGACTGCGAGGAAATCGTGCAGAATGCCCTCACAACCATAGCTGCCGCTTTCCGTGATATTGAAATCACGGTGAGTTTCTCTGCGTGGGCACATTCTATTCTCCAGAGCCGTTTGGTTGACTTTTACCGAAAAGAAGGCCGCTATCGGGATCGATTCACGTCCGAAACTGAAACCCCATCCCCCGGCGGCTGGACTCCTGATCCGGAATTTCGGCGCCGACTGATAGCCTGCCTCAAGAAATTACATCGAGTCAATGTCCGCCACGCCGAGATTCTTCGGCTTTCATACGAAGGGTATGAGATGGATGAGATCTGCCGCCGGACCGGTCTCAGCCGAACTAATATATATACTATTCTCAGTCGCGCCCGAGCGGCCCTAAACCGGTGTTTAACCGGCGGAGACGAACAATGA
- a CDS encoding S8 family serine peptidase yields MLSRLTVLIASMMLLLSAAFVHGAAFVEHELVLKLNEGFTIDTINNLYGTVDIQHLPQIDVYLMNAPAGTDADLIAEQISSEPFVNFCHPNYLVDPLQPVQGSIPFGDENLQGEYEEQYAAQELNLGDVHGISTGSNVRVAVIDGGINLNHPAFDGTVLSGWDYVDEDPEAFDEPGGTNTGHGTFVAGVVHLVAPSAEIISYRVTNLGGASNGYVVAEAIMQAVTDSCRVINLSLVTTAEHLAIATAVEWAKQNNVMVVVAAGNGQDSPIHYPASDDNTVAVAAVDSNLTLADFSSFGDYVDVCAPGVMVYAPYLDSTYAWWGGTSFAAPFVTGLAALLASIDPELTADQIRDTILTTAIPIDSLNFGYDGQLGAGFIDPLTAILTLIDGATTLHVPSEYPSITDALADAYHGDTILVAPGTYYGSILIQSKSVKIISEGGPEVTFLRPLNDCNAYILKLYGSFLETVELRGFTIEHARGKESTVWNQSCDLLIENCIFRDNNLLEFNSPVVRCERGTITLDHCLFYNNPTGYCVLYSYYGSGNVNNCTFDGNHYGVYVQSHTGMVQARNNIFSNSTNTAIITNDSCYVDYNNFFNNYRDYSNYNYAGENDFNVDPLYVDEMGYDYRLRPNSPCIDAGDPDPAFNDPDGSRNDVGSIFYQTVNLPLASRVTVLPGDSTGMVTSLRPVFHWTYIDTGTVDQVGLQIQIGLDDDWSSAEVWDSHGVTTSADSLVYNSYDLTDATYYFARMRVRDNQGYGDWTEFRFSTSVTTVIHVPSDAPTIQAAINLANNGDTIIVADGTYTENLNFEEKFLVLLSEAGAENTILTAAGGATPLIMMSAEYDNGTIIEGFTFTDGETGIAAPYGQSAEIRNCRFIDLSGNAISSEYGANWLIENSLFDSVMCSIRLEKGSCIFENNLVRNCFEVSSYRSALSFTSCDSCLISGNRFYNNALDWGIYVNGGSEHIIVNNTVYGTGDYGYGLYPSGNLDYRNNLSAYNGLYGVISNDNADLTIEYSGFYGNGLNATNQATAGIGCIYEDPLFVFETGSDLDLLSGSPCIDAGDPDPIYNDADGSRSDIGAVSKSISYPTASQIVVSPTDSYGYVTTLIPTINWIYLDTLATSQTQYQIQVGTDQEWTEAEFWDSGPISSAAQSAEYAGATLDPFIHYGLRIRVHDGTDWGEWAHYSFIIKLGPVIHVPDEINSIAGAIKFVCDGDTVLVSPGTYSEFVKVTDKHFVLMSSDGAGSTFWEAPENTWAALRLVGAMDTTTVVQGFTFSNRTAQIECWSGANALIQDNIFDSVGVPFDITSHTSPVIRNNVTRYANRVFDSWCSSAVIEGNIFTDMVLDDYSRAVDLEICDGAIVRNNIFARMQMVNRASVIRLSDGDSAYVYNNTFYDISGDGVETACILSLYSGGNHRIFNNIFAFCPNTIAVLEGDVQVESTIEYNDLYECSGGYVGVNPGIGSIMADPMFADTALLDMSLTSSSPCIDAGNPSPDFNDPDGTVGDMGAFPFTGPYNLPLAQNINVLPGDLYHIIGQTPAIYWHFYDSLGSAQGYEIQLGTDSDWSIAEMWETGPVMTTDTSAIYNGATLLGNVIYLLRIRLYNGVDWGEWRQAIFRTNVAPTTPEALSPEDGATLNGSGPLMIAASTDVNGDQIYYDFEIYRDAAATDLALSKLGITSSGDTVSSGSFDMKNEGTYWWRARATDGYENSEYTDLRAFYGIPTIYLFDITSGSIESSILECGQPVNLRFNVANEYNTGIQAMANAFRIYSPDGAAWNTTDAVWAANSGWRDIFNLMVFDTAYIGDDVDTMVFAGVNLSGGAFLPGEVKEAWNIKLSVDCDNEGRTICIDSIDQMSALVWLWQGTSDTYYPPWSGPYCLSVIKCCEGLRGNVNGDETNADITDLLYLVNYMFQNGPDPVCMSEANINGDAAASIDITDLTAMVAYMFASGTGVCDCDSTAQFVGRLAATNEEMKAWTYYHNDSTFVMMEAPGTPLGVQLEMIGHDRFDPISQLPVQIELFAGQRDSAVTVGMLDINDRTPFPEGTITLLATPGTFELVNALASDIDHQPWIGRISNGLAAPGLPTTYSLGQNYPNPFNASTNISFSLPEPARVKLEVFNILGQKVVTLVDNNMAAGNYSLLWDGRSGQHNSVASGVYFYRLTTERFIQSKKMLLLK; encoded by the coding sequence ATGTTATCCAGACTAACTGTGCTCATAGCCTCGATGATGTTGTTATTATCCGCTGCATTCGTGCATGGCGCGGCCTTCGTGGAACACGAGCTGGTGCTCAAGCTGAACGAGGGTTTCACTATCGACACGATCAACAACCTCTACGGAACGGTCGATATCCAGCATCTGCCGCAGATTGACGTCTACCTGATGAATGCCCCGGCCGGGACTGACGCCGACTTAATCGCGGAGCAGATATCATCGGAACCGTTCGTGAACTTCTGTCATCCGAACTACCTGGTCGATCCGCTTCAACCGGTGCAGGGCAGCATACCGTTCGGCGATGAAAATTTGCAGGGGGAATACGAAGAGCAGTACGCCGCTCAGGAGCTCAACCTGGGTGATGTGCACGGGATCTCAACCGGCAGCAACGTACGCGTAGCGGTGATCGACGGCGGTATCAATCTCAACCATCCGGCCTTCGATGGAACCGTCCTCTCCGGATGGGATTATGTCGACGAAGATCCGGAAGCCTTTGACGAACCGGGTGGGACCAACACCGGTCACGGGACATTCGTTGCAGGAGTCGTGCACCTGGTCGCCCCGTCGGCTGAAATCATTTCCTATCGCGTAACCAATCTAGGCGGCGCATCCAACGGTTACGTAGTTGCCGAAGCTATCATGCAGGCAGTAACCGACAGTTGTCGCGTCATAAATTTGAGTCTCGTAACAACGGCAGAACACCTGGCCATTGCCACCGCGGTCGAATGGGCTAAACAGAACAACGTGATGGTGGTAGTGGCTGCCGGCAATGGCCAGGATTCTCCTATACATTATCCCGCCAGCGACGACAACACCGTCGCCGTAGCGGCAGTCGATTCCAATCTGACCCTGGCTGATTTTTCATCTTTCGGTGATTATGTCGATGTGTGCGCTCCCGGGGTGATGGTTTATGCCCCCTACCTCGATTCCACTTATGCCTGGTGGGGTGGGACATCTTTTGCAGCCCCGTTCGTTACGGGCCTGGCGGCGCTGCTGGCCTCAATAGATCCCGAATTGACCGCGGATCAGATTCGCGACACCATTCTGACGACGGCGATCCCGATCGACAGTCTTAATTTCGGGTACGACGGACAATTGGGGGCCGGGTTCATCGATCCGCTCACTGCGATTCTGACGTTGATAGACGGAGCCACGACTCTTCACGTACCTTCCGAATACCCGAGTATCACGGACGCTCTGGCCGACGCTTATCACGGTGACACCATCCTGGTCGCTCCGGGGACTTATTACGGGAGTATTCTGATACAGAGCAAGTCGGTAAAAATCATATCTGAAGGGGGACCGGAAGTAACCTTCCTGCGTCCGCTTAACGACTGCAATGCCTATATTCTGAAACTCTACGGTTCATTTCTTGAAACGGTTGAGTTACGCGGTTTTACCATTGAGCATGCTCGCGGTAAAGAATCGACCGTATGGAATCAAAGCTGTGACCTCCTCATAGAGAACTGTATTTTCCGTGACAACAACTTGCTGGAATTCAATTCGCCCGTGGTCAGATGTGAGAGAGGCACCATTACACTCGATCATTGTCTATTCTACAACAATCCGACCGGCTATTGTGTCCTCTACAGTTACTACGGCTCCGGCAATGTCAACAATTGCACCTTCGACGGGAATCACTACGGTGTCTACGTACAGTCACATACTGGAATGGTTCAGGCACGTAACAACATATTTTCAAACAGTACCAACACTGCCATCATCACTAACGACTCATGCTATGTCGACTATAACAATTTCTTCAATAACTACAGGGATTACAGCAATTATAATTATGCCGGAGAAAACGACTTCAATGTAGATCCGCTATATGTCGATGAAATGGGTTATGACTATCGCCTGCGGCCCAATTCTCCCTGTATCGATGCCGGCGATCCCGACCCGGCATTTAACGATCCCGACGGCAGCCGCAACGATGTAGGAAGTATTTTTTATCAAACCGTCAACCTGCCCCTGGCTAGTCGCGTTACGGTTCTCCCCGGCGACAGTACCGGCATGGTAACGAGCCTGCGACCGGTGTTTCATTGGACATATATCGACACCGGGACTGTCGATCAGGTCGGATTGCAGATTCAGATCGGTCTGGACGACGACTGGTCAAGCGCCGAGGTTTGGGATTCGCACGGCGTGACGACATCGGCCGATTCGTTGGTCTACAACAGCTATGATCTGACCGATGCGACTTACTACTTCGCCCGTATGCGTGTTCGCGACAATCAGGGGTATGGAGACTGGACCGAGTTCCGGTTCTCGACCAGCGTGACGACAGTGATTCATGTTCCGTCCGATGCACCTACGATTCAGGCGGCCATCAACCTGGCCAACAACGGCGACACGATAATCGTAGCCGACGGCACCTACACGGAAAACCTGAATTTCGAAGAGAAATTCCTGGTATTGTTATCGGAGGCCGGCGCCGAAAATACGATTCTTACGGCTGCCGGTGGGGCCACGCCGTTAATCATGATGAGCGCTGAATACGACAACGGAACGATTATCGAAGGCTTCACATTTACCGATGGAGAAACGGGAATTGCGGCTCCCTACGGCCAGTCGGCTGAGATCCGCAACTGCCGGTTCATCGACCTATCGGGTAACGCAATCAGTAGTGAATACGGTGCGAACTGGCTTATAGAAAACAGCTTGTTCGACTCGGTTATGTGTTCCATCAGATTGGAAAAGGGCAGTTGTATTTTTGAAAACAACCTGGTAAGGAATTGCTTTGAGGTATCCTCGTACAGGTCAGCCTTGTCTTTCACCAGCTGTGATTCCTGCCTGATAAGCGGCAACAGGTTTTATAATAACGCCCTGGACTGGGGGATCTACGTTAATGGAGGTTCCGAGCATATTATTGTTAACAACACCGTCTACGGAACCGGTGATTACGGTTATGGACTATACCCCTCAGGCAATCTCGATTATCGGAACAACCTGTCGGCATACAACGGGCTGTATGGAGTCATATCCAACGACAATGCCGATTTAACCATCGAGTATTCCGGATTTTACGGTAATGGTCTGAACGCAACCAATCAGGCCACGGCCGGTATCGGCTGTATCTATGAAGATCCTTTGTTCGTTTTCGAGACCGGCTCGGACCTTGACTTGCTTTCCGGATCCCCCTGCATCGATGCGGGCGATCCTGATCCGATTTACAACGATGCCGACGGCAGCCGGTCCGATATCGGCGCGGTATCGAAATCGATCTCATATCCTACAGCATCGCAAATAGTCGTATCGCCGACAGACTCGTACGGCTATGTCACAACATTGATACCGACGATCAATTGGATTTATCTCGACACTCTCGCGACTTCGCAAACACAATATCAGATCCAGGTGGGGACAGACCAGGAATGGACTGAAGCCGAGTTCTGGGACAGCGGCCCGATATCATCGGCGGCTCAGTCCGCCGAATATGCCGGAGCAACGTTGGATCCATTTATACATTACGGACTGCGTATCAGAGTTCACGACGGCACCGACTGGGGTGAATGGGCACATTACTCCTTCATCATCAAGCTCGGACCGGTCATCCATGTACCGGATGAGATCAATAGTATTGCCGGAGCGATTAAATTCGTTTGCGACGGGGACACTGTCCTGGTCTCGCCGGGAACCTATAGTGAATTTGTCAAGGTGACCGACAAGCATTTCGTACTCATGTCGTCCGACGGCGCAGGATCGACATTCTGGGAAGCACCTGAAAATACCTGGGCTGCTCTTCGCCTGGTAGGTGCAATGGATACGACAACGGTCGTGCAAGGATTCACTTTTTCCAATCGTACCGCTCAAATCGAGTGTTGGTCCGGCGCCAATGCTTTGATTCAGGATAATATCTTCGACAGTGTGGGGGTTCCCTTTGATATCACCAGCCATACCTCACCCGTGATAAGAAACAATGTAACCCGATATGCGAACAGGGTTTTTGATAGCTGGTGCAGTTCGGCCGTAATCGAGGGCAACATCTTTACCGATATGGTGCTGGACGACTACTCGCGTGCCGTTGACCTGGAGATTTGTGACGGCGCCATTGTACGAAACAATATCTTCGCCCGGATGCAAATGGTTAATCGGGCTTCCGTTATCAGGCTGTCGGACGGCGATTCAGCTTATGTATACAACAACACTTTCTACGACATTTCCGGTGACGGTGTCGAGACGGCCTGTATACTAAGTCTCTACTCCGGCGGCAACCATCGGATTTTCAACAACATCTTCGCCTTCTGCCCGAACACGATAGCGGTCCTTGAAGGCGATGTGCAAGTGGAAAGCACAATTGAATACAACGATCTCTACGAATGCAGCGGGGGGTATGTGGGAGTCAATCCGGGTATAGGATCGATTATGGCCGATCCGATGTTTGCCGACACAGCATTGCTGGACATGTCTCTTACTTCTTCTTCGCCGTGCATCGACGCCGGTAATCCGTCTCCCGATTTCAACGATCCCGACGGTACGGTTGGAGATATGGGTGCTTTCCCATTCACCGGTCCTTATAATTTGCCGCTGGCGCAGAATATCAACGTGCTTCCCGGAGATTTATATCACATCATCGGTCAAACACCCGCCATTTACTGGCATTTCTACGATTCACTCGGCTCGGCTCAGGGATACGAAATACAATTGGGGACCGACAGCGACTGGTCGATCGCGGAGATGTGGGAAACCGGTCCGGTAATGACAACCGATACTTCAGCAATTTACAACGGAGCGACTCTGCTCGGCAACGTTATTTACCTTTTACGTATTCGTCTGTATAACGGCGTCGACTGGGGTGAATGGCGACAGGCTATTTTCCGTACCAATGTAGCTCCTACAACTCCGGAGGCACTATCACCTGAGGATGGAGCAACCTTAAACGGCAGCGGCCCCCTGATGATAGCGGCTTCCACGGATGTCAACGGCGATCAAATCTATTATGATTTCGAGATCTATCGCGATGCGGCAGCGACCGATCTGGCGTTATCCAAACTGGGCATAACATCCAGCGGAGATACCGTCAGTTCGGGGAGTTTCGACATGAAAAATGAAGGTACTTACTGGTGGCGGGCTCGTGCTACCGACGGCTATGAAAATTCGGAGTATACCGATCTCAGAGCTTTCTACGGGATTCCGACCATCTACCTGTTCGATATCACCAGCGGCAGTATCGAGAGCTCAATCCTGGAGTGCGGACAACCGGTAAATCTGCGTTTCAATGTTGCCAACGAATACAACACCGGTATACAGGCAATGGCAAATGCATTCAGAATCTATTCTCCCGACGGCGCCGCTTGGAATACCACCGATGCCGTTTGGGCCGCGAACTCAGGATGGCGTGACATTTTCAATCTCATGGTATTCGACACAGCCTATATCGGAGACGATGTCGATACCATGGTTTTTGCCGGCGTTAATCTTTCCGGCGGAGCCTTCCTCCCCGGAGAAGTAAAAGAGGCATGGAACATTAAATTGTCCGTTGACTGCGATAATGAAGGTCGCACGATCTGTATTGACAGCATCGATCAGATGTCAGCCCTCGTCTGGCTCTGGCAAGGGACATCGGATACGTATTATCCACCATGGTCCGGCCCGTATTGCCTGTCCGTTATCAAGTGTTGCGAGGGATTACGCGGCAACGTCAACGGCGATGAAACCAACGCCGATATAACCGACCTGCTCTACCTGGTCAATTACATGTTTCAGAACGGCCCTGATCCGGTTTGCATGAGCGAGGCCAACATCAACGGCGATGCGGCGGCATCAATCGACATCACCGACCTGACGGCAATGGTCGCTTACATGTTCGCCTCGGGCACCGGTGTTTGCGACTGTGATTCGACTGCCCAGTTCGTCGGTCGTCTTGCGGCAACCAACGAGGAGATGAAGGCCTGGACTTATTACCACAACGACAGCACCTTTGTCATGATGGAAGCTCCCGGCACTCCATTGGGCGTACAACTCGAGATGATCGGCCATGATCGGTTTGATCCCATCAGTCAACTGCCGGTTCAAATCGAATTGTTCGCCGGTCAACGCGACTCGGCGGTCACGGTGGGGATGCTTGACATTAACGACCGCACCCCTTTCCCGGAGGGAACAATTACGCTCCTGGCCACTCCGGGCACGTTCGAGTTAGTCAATGCCCTTGCCAGCGATATCGACCATCAACCCTGGATCGGCCGGATTTCCAACGGCCTCGCCGCTCCCGGTCTACCGACCACGTACAGTCTCGGCCAGAATTATCCGAACCCGTTCAACGCTTCGACCAATATCAGTTTCTCACTCCCCGAACCGGCCAGGGTGAAACTGGAGGTGTTTAACATCCTCGGACAGAAGGTCGTAACCCTGGTTGATAACAACATGGCCGCCGGCAATTACAGCCTCTTGTGGGACGGGCGCTCCGGTCAGCACAACAGCGTCGCAAGCGGCGTCTATTTCTATCGCCTGACCACCGAGCGTTTCATCCAATCGAAAAAGATGCTTCTGTTGAAGTAG